A single genomic interval of Helianthus annuus cultivar XRQ/B chromosome 13, HanXRQr2.0-SUNRISE, whole genome shotgun sequence harbors:
- the LOC110900524 gene encoding uncharacterized protein LOC110900524, with protein sequence MTSAWYDHWCECGPIASFISPRIIHAAGFSLHDSVKDVWADGSWKWPTAWRDLFPVLIQLDNMQLNPNSRDRFLWKDGDKLYDHSSACVWQSIRARETEVDWVNVVWFSQCIPRHAFLMWLIMRRKLLTQDKILQWDLTRRKNMNICLLCFENNDSHEHLFFECKFSAQIWCSVRDKVNMGTVDPKWADVTNWLLARGASKSVFNYSSRLIVAASAYFIWQERNARLFKNQTRPPDIIISLILQTVRYKLMGAKYKRMDKVRRFLELWDIHDDVMLNDAG encoded by the coding sequence ATGACATCCGCATGGTATGACCATTGGTGTGAGTGCGGGCCTATAGCCAGTTTCATATCTCCTCGTATTATTCATGCAGCTGGGTTCTCCCTTCATGATTCGGTCAAGGATGTTTGGGCGGATGGATCTTGGAAGTGGCCTACGGCTTGGCGAGATTTGTTTCCGGTATTGATTCAACTTGATAACATGCAGCTTAACCCGAATAGTAGAGATCGATTTCTTTGGAAAGATGGTGATAAATTGTATGATCATTCGTCTGCGTGTGTGTGGCAATCTATACGAGCTAGGGAGACGGAAGTAGATTGGGTGAATGTGGTATGGTTTTCTCAATGTATTCCTCGGCATGCTTTCCTTATGTGGCTCATCATGCGTAGGAAACTTTTGACTCAGGATAAAATTCTACAATGGGATCTGACGAGAAGAAAGAACATGAACATCTGCTTATTGTGTTTCGAAAATAATGACTCTCACGAGCATCTGTTTTTCGAATGTAAGTTCTCGGCTCAGATTTGGTGCTCGGTTAGGGATAAGGTGAATATGGGCACGGTTGACCCGAAGTGGGCAGATGTGACGAATTGGCTCTTAGCTAGAGGTGCGTCTAAATCGGTCTTCAATTATTCAAGTCGTCTCATAGTAGCAGCTTCAGCGTATTTCATTTGGCAAGAGCGTAACGCTAGATTGTTTAAAAATCAAACGAGACCTCCAGATATTATTATCTCTTTGATTCTTCAAACAGTTCGATACAAACTTATGGGAGCGAAGTACAAGAGAATGGATAAAGTCAGACGCTTTCTAGAGCTGTGGGATATTCATGATGACGTGATGCTTAACGACGCTGGCTAG